A stretch of Pseudobacteriovorax antillogorgiicola DNA encodes these proteins:
- a CDS encoding Hint domain-containing protein, which translates to MFSIFRSEEGSSTVFGLMAALFASGYMLMQVSETQKESQMVRQARASQDKGQNNLSALAVVRTLFHHQVDDKPILYLKDYFNPSEARLELNAKSKAKISLNKGQEILLKTKDVSDVEVEAFDELFESGSEKKLDQIQTEADLIVPEMYPGTSLVTGIHFKSKTVTEDVQSAIHAFVPIPAPPVPNCSVTILDQTPEEIKARITLTGIVANARAELLMGSQMESKLVAANTGQYGETQTYTTTFENPGTGDFTVTVRAQGVGRLDSEGNYQADLPGTCSETGTIQFSVAENCGQNIAPMEFPQPQGCSAAMPCGTQAANTPFHHDYHLKYGLGVAPKLFTNAEIAAGYRVCFQHSLYGSQAAIEAAVIKSGDMSIAQNQAIYAVQNCENKGFIQCRNNIGCFDPETKIRLADGKETVITELKKGDLVYNPITQRSYPVKRLIVGPERKPMRVISYQGKQVKVTLNHPFPTRSGTKMARDLTLNDEIAIRPGIWGKIEVLKTLAPTDDQVVWNLELDGPEDHQHHWVLANGVTSGDFKVQQDLEAMKPRFVSR; encoded by the coding sequence ATGTTTTCCATTTTCCGCTCGGAAGAAGGCAGCTCGACTGTATTTGGCCTAATGGCAGCCCTTTTTGCATCAGGTTACATGCTGATGCAGGTTAGCGAGACTCAGAAAGAGTCGCAGATGGTCCGGCAGGCACGTGCGAGCCAAGATAAGGGCCAAAATAATCTGTCTGCACTAGCCGTAGTCCGAACCCTTTTCCATCACCAGGTGGACGACAAGCCAATCCTCTACCTGAAAGATTACTTCAATCCTTCAGAGGCAAGATTAGAGCTCAATGCCAAGTCTAAAGCTAAGATCTCTCTCAATAAGGGCCAGGAAATTCTTCTTAAGACAAAAGATGTGAGTGATGTGGAGGTCGAGGCATTTGATGAACTATTTGAATCTGGTAGTGAAAAGAAGTTAGATCAGATTCAGACAGAGGCAGATCTTATAGTACCAGAGATGTATCCTGGGACATCTTTAGTGACGGGAATCCACTTTAAGTCAAAAACTGTGACGGAAGATGTGCAATCAGCGATCCACGCGTTTGTTCCGATTCCCGCGCCGCCAGTTCCAAATTGCAGCGTGACAATTCTCGATCAGACTCCAGAAGAAATTAAAGCGAGAATTACACTCACGGGGATCGTCGCTAATGCAAGGGCTGAACTGCTAATGGGTTCCCAGATGGAATCTAAATTGGTGGCTGCTAATACGGGGCAGTACGGTGAAACACAGACTTACACGACAACCTTTGAAAATCCAGGGACTGGTGATTTTACAGTTACGGTGCGGGCGCAAGGTGTTGGTCGCCTTGACTCCGAAGGAAACTACCAAGCAGACCTACCTGGGACATGTAGTGAAACCGGGACCATTCAATTCTCGGTTGCTGAGAATTGCGGGCAGAACATCGCTCCAATGGAATTCCCTCAACCCCAAGGGTGTAGCGCCGCTATGCCTTGCGGAACGCAGGCTGCTAACACACCGTTCCACCACGATTACCACTTGAAGTATGGTTTGGGTGTTGCGCCGAAGCTTTTTACCAACGCTGAGATTGCTGCCGGTTATCGGGTGTGCTTTCAACACAGCCTTTATGGATCTCAAGCTGCGATTGAGGCGGCAGTCATCAAGTCAGGTGATATGAGTATCGCGCAGAATCAGGCCATCTATGCCGTACAAAACTGCGAAAATAAGGGTTTTATCCAGTGTCGTAATAATATTGGTTGCTTCGATCCTGAAACTAAGATCCGCTTGGCGGACGGCAAGGAGACGGTCATTACTGAACTTAAAAAGGGCGATCTAGTATATAACCCAATAACACAAAGGTCTTATCCGGTGAAGAGGCTCATCGTTGGGCCGGAGCGGAAGCCCATGAGAGTTATTTCATACCAGGGTAAGCAAGTAAAGGTTACTCTAAACCATCCGTTTCCGACTCGCTCAGGAACCAAGATGGCTCGGGACCTGACATTAAATGACGAAATCGCAATCCGCCCGGGTATCTGGGGAAAAATCGAAGTTCTTAAGACTCTGGCCCCGACAGACGATCAAGTCGTGTGGAATCTGGAGCTTGATGGCCCTGAAGATCACCAGCATCACTGGGTGCTTGCCAATGGGGTGACCAGCGGTGATTTTAAGGTGCAACAAGACCTTGAAGCCATGAAACCCCGTTTTGTGAGTCGTTGA
- the rnhA gene encoding ribonuclease HI, whose product MNKLILDETILIFTDGACKGNPGPGGWGAVIAKPDGHVFELGRGHKNVTNNQMEMTAIVEALHALGQDPGDVAILTDSTYVIQGITQWIWGWMRNGWKTASGNDVSNKELWQSLLTAVQGREKIGKISWHYVRGHRGIEGNERVDHIASELALGHKVDLYDGTLLRYDHDIHNIPEDTSLPERKEKPSGAKKKAYSYLSYVNGELKIHKTWAECEARVRGRSGAKFKKAMSASDEQQIKEDWGLS is encoded by the coding sequence ATGAACAAGCTGATTCTTGATGAAACAATTCTTATATTTACCGACGGTGCCTGCAAGGGCAATCCTGGGCCAGGTGGCTGGGGCGCTGTTATCGCAAAGCCTGATGGGCATGTTTTCGAGTTGGGGCGGGGTCATAAGAACGTCACTAACAACCAGATGGAAATGACTGCTATTGTCGAAGCGCTCCACGCTTTGGGCCAAGACCCAGGTGATGTGGCGATTCTTACGGACTCAACCTATGTCATCCAGGGCATCACCCAGTGGATCTGGGGGTGGATGAGAAATGGATGGAAAACAGCTTCAGGAAACGATGTGAGCAACAAGGAGCTATGGCAGAGCCTTCTCACTGCTGTCCAAGGACGGGAGAAGATCGGCAAGATTTCATGGCACTACGTTCGTGGGCATCGAGGCATCGAGGGCAATGAGCGTGTTGATCACATTGCTTCAGAGTTGGCCTTAGGGCATAAGGTTGACTTGTACGATGGCACTCTTCTGCGCTACGATCACGACATCCACAACATTCCAGAGGATACTTCTCTTCCCGAGCGCAAGGAAAAGCCTTCAGGAGCTAAAAAGAAAGCCTACAGCTATCTAAGTTACGTTAATGGGGAGCTAAAAATTCATAAGACTTGGGCAGAGTGCGAAGCTCGCGTTCGCGGGCGAAGCGGAGCAAAATTTAAAAAGGCTATGAGCGCTTCTGATGAGCAGCAGATCAAAGAGGACTGGGGCCTCAGTTAA
- a CDS encoding zinc ribbon domain-containing protein YjdM: MSDADQPTCSQCNSNYPYQDGSLWICPECGHEWSVHQASEGSANDETVIRDANGNPLQDGDTVTVVKDLKVKGASSPVKAGTKVKNIRLVPDSPDGHDISCKIDGFGAMGLKSIFVKKA; the protein is encoded by the coding sequence ATGTCAGATGCCGATCAACCAACGTGTTCACAATGCAACTCCAATTACCCCTACCAAGATGGAAGCCTCTGGATTTGCCCAGAGTGTGGCCATGAGTGGAGCGTTCATCAAGCTTCCGAAGGCTCTGCTAATGACGAAACTGTGATTCGAGATGCCAACGGCAACCCCCTTCAAGATGGGGATACCGTCACCGTAGTGAAAGACTTGAAAGTCAAGGGAGCATCCTCTCCCGTGAAGGCAGGAACCAAAGTTAAAAACATTCGGTTGGTGCCTGACAGCCCTGACGGCCATGATATTTCTTGTAAAATCGATGGCTTTGGAGCCATGGGACTCAAGTCTATCTTTGTCAAAAAGGCCTGA
- a CDS encoding response regulator transcription factor — translation MQRHDVWLLDDDSLLLETIAQGLSEYFNIECFESRQAIFKKLREAENYYPDLLISDYHLSSEYTLIDLLQSAEMQDLKAHCGIIVLSGRPSLDIVRKFLALGVVDFISKPVNLDELAAKSLNAIEMQCSGTAQQEYLGIQLDPKLRKVYLHNEMIAELTGKEFQILDALLEHREQGVSKTELNEEIWSGQSVAPRILSVHLASLRKKIASSGLGVIFDRNHDVYRLEDLLARQSS, via the coding sequence GTGCAACGGCATGATGTTTGGCTCCTCGACGATGACTCTTTACTTTTAGAAACCATTGCCCAGGGCTTATCAGAGTACTTCAACATAGAGTGTTTCGAAAGTCGCCAGGCTATCTTCAAAAAGCTTCGCGAAGCGGAAAATTATTACCCAGATCTTCTCATCAGTGACTACCATCTATCATCTGAATATACTCTGATCGATCTACTCCAGTCCGCAGAAATGCAAGATCTTAAGGCCCATTGTGGAATTATCGTACTCTCCGGGCGTCCGAGTCTTGATATTGTACGAAAATTCCTAGCTTTAGGAGTTGTGGATTTTATCAGCAAACCAGTTAACTTAGATGAGTTAGCAGCAAAGAGCCTGAATGCTATCGAAATGCAATGCAGCGGTACAGCTCAGCAGGAGTACCTTGGGATTCAGCTGGACCCTAAACTTCGCAAGGTGTACTTGCATAACGAGATGATAGCAGAACTTACAGGCAAGGAGTTTCAAATACTCGACGCTCTCTTAGAACATCGCGAACAGGGTGTTAGCAAGACAGAGCTCAATGAAGAAATTTGGTCTGGCCAATCGGTAGCACCACGCATTCTTTCAGTACACCTCGCCAGCCTTCGGAAGAAGATTGCGTCCTCAGGCCTCGGGGTTATTTTTGATCGGAACCATGATGTCTATCGCCTCGAAGACCTTCTGGCTAGGCAATCTTCTTGA
- a CDS encoding PilZ domain-containing protein, which translates to MTTERRQANRKQVSLDVVNDNLQVLSLGQYYDCEMKDLSGEGVCLNVNGMLDLEQNAMIILVVGERQLFIPMNTVWSKWDDGNTHIGLNCSGTDLDHIFQNFLASKIHEAVIDQGEQDVGRFPKQKGA; encoded by the coding sequence ATGACAACAGAACGACGACAAGCAAACCGTAAGCAAGTTTCCCTTGATGTTGTCAACGACAACCTCCAAGTGCTATCCCTGGGCCAATACTACGACTGCGAAATGAAAGATCTTTCAGGTGAAGGTGTCTGTCTCAATGTCAACGGCATGTTAGATCTGGAGCAGAATGCCATGATTATCTTGGTGGTTGGAGAACGGCAGTTGTTTATACCAATGAATACCGTTTGGTCTAAGTGGGATGATGGTAACACTCACATTGGTTTGAATTGCAGTGGCACAGACTTGGATCACATCTTTCAAAATTTCCTTGCCAGTAAGATTCATGAAGCTGTTATCGATCAGGGCGAGCAAGACGTCGGACGCTTTCCTAAGCAGAAGGGTGCGTAA